The sequence GTGAACGAAATGAGGAAGAACACATGATGCAAGATGGGCTATACGGTCAGAATGGAAGTGTTAATCATATAAATGAAAATAAGGGTTCAAAAGTTTTAGAAGGAACAACATGATTAAAAGTATATTTTATACACTACCCCTTTTCTTATTGGTTTCTATAAGTACAGCGCAAGCTCAAGAGAAAGTACTTTCCAAAGAAGAGGCCATTGATTTAGCATTGGAAAACAACTTGGGTATTCAAGTTGCGCGGAATACCAAAAAAATTGATGATAACAATGCCAGTATCTTAAATTCTGGTTATTTGCCTACAGTAACAGGGAATGCTGGTGGAAGTATTGATAAACAGAATACAGAAGGGCAACTTGCAAGTGGGGATACCCGAACGGCAGATGGGGCAGAAACAAGGCGCTACAATGCTTCTGTAGATGTAAACTACACCTTGTTTGATGGATTGAACAGATACTACAGTTACAAAAGTTTTAAGGAACGTTCTCAACAGTCAGAATTAGAAGTAAAACAGACTATTGAGAATACCATTTTACAGTTGTTTACCGTGTATTATGAAGTGGCCCGCCTAACGGAGAATACCAAAAATTTGGAACAGGCCTTGGGAATTTCAAAAGACAGGCTAAAACGGGCAAGGTATCAATTTGAATATGGACAGAATACTGGGTTGGATGTATTGAATGCTGAGGTGGATATTAATACAGACAGTATCAATCTTTTGAATTCAAGACAGCAATTACGAAATACAATGCGTGACTTAAACCTTGTACTGAACCAAGATCTTTCTTCGCAGTTCCTAGCAGATACCACTGTTAATTTTGTACCTGGTCTTCAAATGGAAAATATGCACAATGAGGCCAAAACAAATAACATCAGGCTTCAGCTTGTAGAAAAGGATATGAACATTACCATGTATAATGTAAAAGCGGCAAAGAGTGTTTTTCTACCTACAATTGGTCTAACAGGGACATACGGATGGAATGAGTCGAGCAACAATAGTCCACTTGCATTTTTAATTCAAAACACGTCTACTGGTGTCACAGGTTCCGTCAACCTTTCATGGAATCTTTTTGATGGAGGAAGAGGCATTACGGGCATCAAAAATGTTAAAATTGGTTATGAAAATCAAGAATTGCTCAAAAAACAGATAGAGTTGGAAGTAGAGCGTGATATTCGAAATGCTTGGGATAGCTATACCAATGCGCTGTACGTGCTAGAAGTACAAGAAAAGAATTTGCAGACCAATCAAAATAACTTTAATCGTACGGATGAGCGCTATAAATTGGGGCAAGTTACTTCTATAGAATTTAGGCAGGCACAATTGAATCTATTGAATGCGGAATTGGCACAAAGCCAAGCTAAGTACAGTGCTAAATTGGCCGAACTACAGATGCTCCAAATAAGCGGTCAACTACTGAATGTAGATTTTTAATTGGCGAATTGATGTGTTGAATCATATCGAGCGAGTAGAGCTACAGGATTCTTTAGCGTTGTTTTTTGAATAAGGTATGCACGAACATTTCTTTCAATGCCCATATTGTTGGGAAGAGATTTCTTTTCTTTTGGATACTTCTGTATCAAACCAAACCTATGTAGAAGATTGTGAAGTATGCTGCAACCCCATTGAAGCAAATACGGCTTTTGAAAATCAGGAATTGACACATTTTGAAGCTAGGGAATTGGGGCAATAATTTAATTTTTATTCATCACTTTATTCTATATCTTAGAAAAAAAACTCAGTATGCTCAAAAAACTTAGCCTTGGAATTACCTTTCTTGTTTTTTTATTCTCTTGTAGTTCTGAAGATTCATCAACGGAGAATACCAACCCACCTAATAATGAAGATCCAGTTGGAGAAACAGACACAACGGCTCCATTGATTTCTATTATGGGTGTTGATGAGGCTATTGAAGTACTTACATCAATAGATATCTTAATTAGTGATAACTCTTCTAATGTTTCGACCAAAATCTTTATAGATGATTTAGAGGTTTTTAGCTCTCAAGAAAAACAATTTTCTTATGAAATAGACCCATTTGATTTTCAAATAGGAGATAGAGTACTAAAAGTGGTTTCTGAGGATGATAGCGAAAATGAAACAACGGAAATGGTTTCTTTTACTCTTAATAAATTACTGTTTGGGCTCAGCGATTTACAGGGAAGACCTTTGAACGGCACTATCGATTATTATTTAGCTTTAAATGCGATGGATGGAAGTTTAATTGCTTCACAAAAAATTGAATCTGATGAAGAGTCACTATTTTATGCTGATGATAATTTTGAACGTCAAGATATCATCGCTACCTTGTTTTTGATTTTTTCCAATCCGAATACTGTTCCAAGAAGCTTTGTGTTATCATACGGAGATATTCCGGCAGGAACACGTACGTTGAATAATACTGAACTCATGACTTCTAGGAATCAACGTGTTTTAACAAGTAATTTCCAAATGGAAATGACAGATGCTGCTAGTGACACTAATTTTTTTATGAATGGAAAGGATTATGAACTTATTTCAGGTTTTAGCTTTGCAG is a genomic window of Flagellimonas sp. CMM7 containing:
- a CDS encoding TolC family protein, which encodes MIKSIFYTLPLFLLVSISTAQAQEKVLSKEEAIDLALENNLGIQVARNTKKIDDNNASILNSGYLPTVTGNAGGSIDKQNTEGQLASGDTRTADGAETRRYNASVDVNYTLFDGLNRYYSYKSFKERSQQSELEVKQTIENTILQLFTVYYEVARLTENTKNLEQALGISKDRLKRARYQFEYGQNTGLDVLNAEVDINTDSINLLNSRQQLRNTMRDLNLVLNQDLSSQFLADTTVNFVPGLQMENMHNEAKTNNIRLQLVEKDMNITMYNVKAAKSVFLPTIGLTGTYGWNESSNNSPLAFLIQNTSTGVTGSVNLSWNLFDGGRGITGIKNVKIGYENQELLKKQIELEVERDIRNAWDSYTNALYVLEVQEKNLQTNQNNFNRTDERYKLGQVTSIEFRQAQLNLLNAELAQSQAKYSAKLAELQMLQISGQLLNVDF
- a CDS encoding CPXCG motif-containing cysteine-rich protein, yielding MHEHFFQCPYCWEEISFLLDTSVSNQTYVEDCEVCCNPIEANTAFENQELTHFEARELGQ